The DNA sequence ACCACATCTATTTCCGCTTTGCGGGAGGCGCCACAGACATTACGAAGCGTTCCCGGAGGATTCAGCTTATCGCCGACATCCTACGAAGACTGGGATTCGGCATCAGCGCAAACGGGGACCTCGTCATCGCAAGGCTCACGAACGTGAGCGCGGATGAAATAGAGGGAATCCTCGAACAACTCGGAAGGCTCCTTGCCTATACGAGGCAGCTGGATGCCGTGCTCCATGACGACGCAAGCGTTGAACGGTATACGAGGAAGTTTCTGGAGGGAGATTACGGGCGCATGTGATTTCATTCCATGAGGTAGAGTCATGTAATGAAGACGGGTGCTCATTTAATCCGGTTCACGAGACCCTCAAGACCTTTGCGCCCCGGATATTCCTTTCCTTCAGCTCCATCAGCGCGTCATTAGCATCTTCGAGTCCGAACTCCTCAATTTCCGGTCTCACGGGGATCTCTGCAGCGAGTTTCAGAAACTCTTCCACGTCCCTCCGGGTGATATTCGCGACGCTCTTTATCTCCTTTTCCTTCCAGAGATCACGGGCGTAATCAAGGTCAAGAAGCGATCTCTTGTCCTTCTCTTCCTTCCGTATTGCATTGATGACGAGTCTGCCTCCCTGTTCGAGATTTCCGAGGGCCTTGACCACCGGCAGCCACGCCGGCGTCGTATCGATAATAGCATGCAGTTTTTCCGGAGAGGGTTCCTCAATATCCCCTTCCCAGAAGGCGCCGAGCTCATTTGCAAAACTCCTCTCCCTCTCTGTCCTTGAAAAGACGAAGCACTTCGACCCGGGATAGAGGTGCCCTATCATCTTGAGGACGAGATGGGCAGAAGCGCCAAAACCGGTTAGCCCGACATTCTCGCCGTCATTGATATCCGTCAGCCTCAGCGAACGGTACCCTATTGCGCCTGCGCAGAGGAGAGGGGCAGCCTCAGCATCGGAAAATGCCTCAGGTATCAGAAAGGCGAAGTCCTCGGAGACGGTCATGTACTCAGCATAGCCGCCATGGGCATCCCTTCCCGTTGCCTTGAAATCATCGCAGAGGTTCTCCTTCCCCTCCCGGCAGAA is a window from the Thermodesulfovibrionales bacterium genome containing:
- a CDS encoding zinc-dependent alcohol dehydrogenase family protein; this encodes MKAMVLQKTSNLVETWSPLQLVHLPLPVPKEKEVLIRVSACGVCHTELDEIEGRTPPSIFPIIPGHQVVGRVEAAGSAAMRFRIGDRVGVGWIYSACGRCRFCREGKENLCDDFKATGRDAHGGYAEYMTVSEDFAFLIPEAFSDAEAAPLLCAGAIGYRSLRLTDINDGENVGLTGFGASAHLVLKMIGHLYPGSKCFVFSRTERERSFANELGAFWEGDIEEPSPEKLHAIIDTTPAWLPVVKALGNLEQGGRLVINAIRKEEKDKRSLLDLDYARDLWKEKEIKSVANITRRDVEEFLKLAAEIPVRPEIEEFGLEDANDALMELKERNIRGAKVLRVS